One window of the Notolabrus celidotus isolate fNotCel1 chromosome 23, fNotCel1.pri, whole genome shotgun sequence genome contains the following:
- the LOC117807767 gene encoding uncharacterized protein LOC117807767, whose translation MVLARVRDKLDNQELKKLLDSMPKYRSWSWIGLTRSFLLWSDGSEATFTPWKPLQALNNKLARCGVLQVNSNSLGMTNINCYQKRAFFCYQAPIRKHLVRLTLTTDGSSLNMSAPAVQEAILKWVEKTLRDQGKSEHLKLSWTKPPEKVENTKQDKSEEGMCRP comes from the exons ATGGTGCTGGCCAGAGTGCGCGACAAGCTTGACAACCAGGAGCTGAAAAAGCTGCTGGACAGCATGCCAAAGTACAGGTCCTGGTCCTGGATAGGGCTGACTCGGTCCTTCTTGCTGTGGTCCGATGGGAGTGAAGCCACATTCACACCCTGGAAACCACTTCAGGCCTTGAACAATAAATTGGCTCGCTGTGGTGTGCTTCAGGTCAACAGTAACTCTCTTGGAATGACAAACATCAACTGCTATCAAAAAAGGGCCTTTTTTTGCTACCAGG CTCCGATCCGGAAACACCTGGTGAGACTGACGCTGACCACGGACGGCTCCTCTCTGAACATGTCAGCCCCAGCTGTGCAGGAGGCCATCTTGAAATGG GTGGAAAAGACGCTGAGAGATCAAGGAAAATCTGAACATCTGAAACTGAGCTGGACCAAACCTCCAGAGAAGGTCGAAAACACGAAACAGGACAAAAGCGAAGAAGGCATGTGCCGTCCGTAA